The Halorubrum sp. BV1 genome contains the following window.
CCTGGGACTGACCGACCTGCTTGACCGGCCGCCGTTTCGGCTCTCGGGAGGCGAAAAACAGCGCGCTGCGATGGCGAGCGTCCTCGCCTTCGACCCGGACGTGCTCCTCCTCGACGAGCCGTTCGGGGCCGTCGACGCTCACTACCGCGAGCGCGTCCGCGAACTGATGGAAGACCACGAGGGGACCGTGGTGGTGTTCACGCCGTCGCTGGATCTCGCAGCCGAGTTCGCCGATCGCGTGATCGTCGTGGGACAGGCGGGATCGATAGCCGCGGACGCGTCCGCGAGAGCGATCTTGACGGATAGTGACCGATTGCGGGAGAACGGCCTCCGACCGCCCGCGACCGTGCGACTGTTCGAGGGGCTTCTCGACGCGGACGAGATACCGTTGACCACCGCGGCTGCGCGGCGACGCCTCGTCGACGAACAGGAGTAGGGGCTGTCTCCCCTCCGCCAAGCCGCTGATCGACGCTCTCAGACTCGAATGTCCGACGCCGCCTCGTCGACGGCGACGACATCTGCCGCGCGGTCGACGCTGGCGTCGCTCTCGGCGGTGTTCCGCATTAGCACTGTTTCGCTGGGGAAGAGGTGCTCGCCGACGACGAGCCCGTGGTCGCGGGCGGTAGAGCCCGTCACCGTGAGGTACACGCCGAGTCCCGTCCGCGCGACGGCGGCTTCTTCCTCTTCGTCGGGGTCCGGATACA
Protein-coding sequences here:
- a CDS encoding energy-coupling factor ABC transporter ATP-binding protein; this encodes MGSVIDARAVTHEYPDGTTALRDVTLSIDSGERVAVVGANGSGKSTLQLALGGLVDPSAGAVRYFGQTTDAERVRDRLGVLLQDPDDYLFNATVREDLEYGPAQLGMSRQAADERIARLAADLGLTDLLDRPPFRLSGGEKQRAAMASVLAFDPDVLLLDEPFGAVDAHYRERVRELMEDHEGTVVVFTPSLDLAAEFADRVIVVGQAGSIAADASARAILTDSDRLRENGLRPPATVRLFEGLLDADEIPLTTAAARRRLVDEQE